The Pseudomonas sp. MPC6 nucleotide sequence ACCCGTTTTGACTCGGGCTCGGCAACGGCGCTGGAACTGGCCCAGCAGAAGAGCCTGGTCGCCACGCAACAACGGCAATTGCCGCTGGTGCAGCAACAGGCCCAGGATGCCTTGATCAGCCTCGCCGCGCTGCTCGGTCGACCGGTTCAGCAATTGATCCTGGGTGCGGAACGCTTCGATCAACTGTCATGGCCGACCATCGCCGCCGGTGTGCCCAGCGAGTTGCTCACCCGTCGCCCGGACATCGCCCGGACCGAAGCACAACTGGCCGCCGCGCAAGCCGATGTCACCGTCGCCCGCGCCGCCATGCTGCCGGCCATGACCTTGAGTGCCGAACTGGGCTCCGGCGCCGACCGCGCCGCCGACATCCTGCGCAGTCCGTTCTATAACCTCACGGCCGGATTGCTGGCACCGGTGTTCAACAACGGCCGCCTGAGCGCCGAGCGCGACAAGGCCACGGCGCGCCAGGAAGAACTGCTGGAGAACTACCGCGGAGCGATCATCAACGGTTTCGCCGACGTGGAAAAAGCGCTTAACAGCATTCGCGGGCTGGATGAACAGCGACAGTGGCAGGGGGAAGAACTGAACCAGGCACAGACCGCGTTCAACATCGCCCAGAGCCGCTACGAGGCCGGGGCCGAGGATTTGCTGACGGTGCTGGAGACACAGCGCACCTTGTACGCGGCGCAGGATTTGAATGTGCAGCTGCGGTTGTCGCGGTTGCAGGCGAGCATTGCGTTGTACAAGGCGCTTGGGGGCGGGTGGCAGGCGTTATAAATTTGCGGGGGCTGATCAGCCGCCATCGCGGGCAAGCCCGCTCCCACAGGGATTTTCAGTGAACACAATATTTGTGTACCGCCGAGATCATGTGGGAGCGAGCCTGCTCGCGAAGAACGATAACGCGGTGTTCCTGCTTAACTGGTCATCGGCTTGGCCTTCAAATGCCGCGCATACCAAGGCCGCTGCGGCACTTTACGGAACAGGTCCGCCAGCTTCTTCTCATCCTCGCCAAAGGTAATGCGCAACGCCAGCTTCATGGTTTCCGGGTCCATTTCCACCGATTTTCCCGCCTGCAACCCCGGCGTAGTGCTGCAGCCGTGGGTGCTCGGGCCCAGCCACGGGTCGTCGATCTCGACCCAGCGCCCCGGCGCGAACCACGCCACGCCATTGACCTCCAACCGGCTGACCTCCCCCGGGTGAAAGCGCTCATGGGCGCGGAACCAGTCTTCCAGGCGATCGTCGATCCAGCCGTGGAAATGCCAGAACACCGGGCTCACATGGGACGAAAACGGATCGCCGAGGAAGTCGTTTTCCGGGGCAAACCAGCGCGCCGAAAAGTCCGACGGATCCCGGGCAAACGGTACCGGCTGGCCGTTGGACGGATCGCGGGGCACCGAGGCCCAGCGCATGTGCAGCCAGTCGTGCAGCCCCAGCTCCACCTCCGAGCCAAACTGACCCAAGGTCAGCTTCGACAGATAGCGCGGGTCACGGTAGCGCGACTCCCAGACCTGGAAATTGCTGTGGTAGGTCTCGGCGGTCTTGATGTCGGCGACCCATTGCGAGTACTCGGCATCGTCGTCCGCCCGCCAGGTCGGCGGCAGCGCGGTGCCGTCGTGGTTGTCGCAATAATTGGCGAAACCGATGCGATCCCGCGCCAGCTCCGGCTGGGGCAACGGGAAATGTGGCCACGACGGCAAGTCCTGCAGGGAGCGCGCCGTGCCCAGCATGTGCCGGTGCATGAAGAAAAAATCCACCCCCGAGCCGTTGCGATCCTTGCGCGCGCCACGGGCATCACGCTCCTTGTCGCGCGGGCCAGGCTGCCAGCCGATACCGCGCAGGGCGCCGCGTTTGTCTTCGGACAAGCTGTGCCATTTGTCCCGAGAGGCATGCCAGAGCTGGTGAAACAGCCGATGCTCCGGGGACACCAGCCAGGCCAGCAGCACCGGGTTGAGGCCGGTTCGCTCCCGGGCTTCGGGGAACACGCGCTTGACCGCGATGAAGCGGTTGTCCTGGGCGGTCATCATCAACGGCCGATCGAGGTTCAACACCCGACCACTGAGGGTGCCGCTGCCAGCGTTGCCGAAACTGGCCCAGACTTCGTCCAGCGCCATGCTGAATTCGTAATCCGGCGTGCCGTTGGCCGCGTCAGCGCTGACCAGCCGCCAGCTCAATGCGGCGGGTTTGGCTTCGGCCAGGTCGCCAAGCACCCGGTAGCGGGGTTCTTCACTC carries:
- a CDS encoding efflux transporter outer membrane subunit, producing the protein MKPHLSLLSLCLLLGACGSPAQRPDSGIQPPSSWQSPHSQQATHSNLQWWTQFGSPALDRLIEQARVGSYDLAAAIARVRQAQADTVIAGGSLLPEVTAALNANRQKLLRGNGYSQLDADSSNKAVDYFDANLSASYEIDFWGGQRASRDSAQFGLRASEFDQATVELTLLSGVANSYAQALSLREQHRIAGLNLANAQNVLKLVQTRFDSGSATALELAQQKSLVATQQRQLPLVQQQAQDALISLAALLGRPVQQLILGAERFDQLSWPTIAAGVPSELLTRRPDIARTEAQLAAAQADVTVARAAMLPAMTLSAELGSGADRAADILRSPFYNLTAGLLAPVFNNGRLSAERDKATARQEELLENYRGAIINGFADVEKALNSIRGLDEQRQWQGEELNQAQTAFNIAQSRYEAGAEDLLTVLETQRTLYAAQDLNVQLRLSRLQASIALYKALGGGWQAL
- a CDS encoding PvdJ/PvdD/PvdP-like protein, whose translation is MTISRRWFMAGLALTGAAVPAAFYGHREWTKPDPTITPGEASFDVADVAGQHLANTLRGVWQIRFEGRDAGIEGLPRDELEVFLDVGHKGRGVIGFLDTAERLRSSEEPRYRVLGDLAEAKPAALSWRLVSADAANGTPDYEFSMALDEVWASFGNAGSGTLSGRVLNLDRPLMMTAQDNRFIAVKRVFPEARERTGLNPVLLAWLVSPEHRLFHQLWHASRDKWHSLSEDKRGALRGIGWQPGPRDKERDARGARKDRNGSGVDFFFMHRHMLGTARSLQDLPSWPHFPLPQPELARDRIGFANYCDNHDGTALPPTWRADDDAEYSQWVADIKTAETYHSNFQVWESRYRDPRYLSKLTLGQFGSEVELGLHDWLHMRWASVPRDPSNGQPVPFARDPSDFSARWFAPENDFLGDPFSSHVSPVFWHFHGWIDDRLEDWFRAHERFHPGEVSRLEVNGVAWFAPGRWVEIDDPWLGPSTHGCSTTPGLQAGKSVEMDPETMKLALRITFGEDEKKLADLFRKVPQRPWYARHLKAKPMTS